CAAATTGCTTATCAAACCATCCAAAAAGAAAGTCCTAGACTTTTGCAAACGGATAGGCAAAGAAATAGAAGCAATGAAGGGTTGTCAACAAGAGGAAGTTATTAGAAAGCTCAATCCAATTCTTCGAGGTTTTGCTAACTACTACAAAGGGGGAGTTAGCAAGAAAACTTTTAGCTACATCTCACACCGGGTGTGGTTATACCTTTGGCGTTGGGCTAAGCGTAGGCATCCCAACAAATCAAAAAGATGGATTAAGCAACGTTACTTTAAGACCATTAAAGGCAAAGATTGGGTTTTTACCTGTTTAGGTGAAAACCGGGGAAAAGAGAAGTCATACACTCTCTATTCTATCGCATCCACACCCATCGAACGCCACATAAAGGTCAAAGGAGAAGCGTCACCCGATGATCCAAGCCTAAAAGAATACTGGAAAAAACGCCACCAAAAATACGGTAAAAGCTATTGGGAAAAGAATTCCCGTAACTACAAAATAGCTCAGAACCAAAACTGGGTATGTCCCATTTGTGGTGAACCACTCTTCAACGGTGAGGAAATCGAGACCCATCACATAACACCTGAAGCGAAAGGTGGAAGAGACGACATCGAAAACCTAACGCATTTACACAGAGCGTGTCATAAACAGGTACATACATCAAAATCCAAGTTTGAAAGCTTGAAGTAAGGCTTGAGCCGTGTGAGTGCGAAAGTCTCATGCACGGTTCTTAGGGGAGGGGCGGGGAGTAATCCCCAAACCTTACCCGACTGTTTCGGACCCGGTGGATGCGGGGGCACAGGCGAATGTTTAGAAATCGAGGAATCTGTAAGGGCCGATGGATATTGAAGGGCCGGTAGATGGAGAACTGGCAACTGAAATTATCGTTCTTTCTGAAAGCTAATTAAAAAACCTGGATTATTCTGGAACTCTATTGTCAACCTTCGTAGCCAATTTTGATTGAT
The window above is part of the Ancylothrix sp. D3o genome. Proteins encoded here:
- a CDS encoding group II intron maturase-specific domain-containing protein — translated: MAREQLIKTTNPKLGIVRYADDFIVTARDKCCLEKAKTRIQQWLSERGLELSTEKTVITPLSDGFDFLGFNHRHYKGKLLIKPSKKKVLDFCKRIGKEIEAMKGCQQEEVIRKLNPILRGFANYYKGGVSKKTFSYISHRVWLYLWRWAKRRHPNKSKRWIKQRYFKTIKGKDWVFTCLGENRGKEKSYTLYSIASTPIERHIKVKGEASPDDPSLKEYWKKRHQKYGKSYWEKNSRNYKIAQNQNWVCPICGEPLFNGEEIETHHITPEAKGGRDDIENLTHLHRACHKQVHTSKSKFESLK